A part of Paenibacillus donghaensis genomic DNA contains:
- a CDS encoding helix-turn-helix transcriptional regulator, whose protein sequence is MATGNTSYIHLAAPPFPYFLEGARTVYQAGEQHPNRSHMGMFDLLLVEQGCLFIGEEDKQWEVSSGQMLLLLPDRYHYAVKPCEETTSFVWIHFHTAGEWACSEGETVYIDREAHLRQFLTAPYTIRVPQFAPLPDPLERSVLADQLLQLSSGPRSSTVWQQQRIFEELLRMMELAQREAWGSPALEIAGQTETYLRNHYAEPITNRSLAEALHFHYNYLGRCMKQVYGLTPLEYLTDYRLEQAKLLLLKTETPIAAIAEQTGFESTAYFSRRFTRKTGISPLRYRKRYSR, encoded by the coding sequence ATGGCTACCGGCAATACTTCCTATATCCATCTCGCGGCCCCGCCGTTCCCCTATTTCCTCGAAGGTGCCCGTACGGTATATCAAGCCGGGGAACAGCATCCAAACCGCAGCCATATGGGCATGTTTGACCTGTTATTGGTTGAGCAGGGCTGTCTCTTTATCGGGGAAGAGGACAAGCAGTGGGAAGTCTCCTCCGGACAGATGCTGCTGCTGCTTCCGGACCGCTATCATTATGCCGTCAAGCCCTGTGAGGAAACCACTTCTTTTGTCTGGATTCATTTTCACACCGCCGGAGAATGGGCCTGCTCGGAAGGGGAAACGGTATATATAGACCGTGAAGCGCATCTGCGGCAATTTCTTACCGCTCCCTACACCATTCGGGTACCCCAATTCGCTCCGCTTCCCGATCCTCTGGAACGCAGCGTATTGGCAGACCAGCTGCTGCAGCTCTCCAGCGGACCGCGATCCAGTACCGTATGGCAGCAGCAGCGCATCTTCGAGGAATTGCTGCGGATGATGGAGCTGGCGCAGCGTGAAGCCTGGGGCAGCCCTGCGCTGGAGATTGCCGGACAGACCGAGACCTACCTGCGCAATCATTACGCAGAGCCGATAACTAACCGTTCCCTGGCAGAGGCGCTGCATTTCCACTACAACTATCTCGGACGGTGCATGAAACAGGTGTACGGGCTGACGCCGCTGGAGTATTTGACGGACTACCGTCTGGAGCAGGCCAAGCTGCTGCTGCTGAAGACGGAGACCCCGATTGCCGCCATTGCGGAACAGACCGGCTTCGAGAGCACGGCTTATTTCTCACGCCGGTTCACCCGAAAGACCGGAATATCCCCCCTCCGTTACCGTAAACGTTATTCCCGTTAA
- a CDS encoding glycoside hydrolase family 127 protein — MGKTVQDYHTQPLLTAAVRDEFWERYIRLAQDVVIPYQYETLHDRVEGAELSHAIANFEIAAGRKTGEFHGFVFQDSDVAKWLEAAGYSLSIRRDAELERKADGIIELIAEAQQPDGYLNTYFTIKEPGKRWTNLNDCHELYCAGHFIEAAVAYAEATGKEKLLQIMCRMVEHIESVFGPGEGRLKGYDGHQEIELALLKLYRYTGEARYLELSQFFIDQRGQQPHFLQQEWEQRGQLSFWGGSRMEQLDLKYNQSHLPVREQTEAVGHAVRAVYMYTAMAELAALTGDEALHQACVRLWDNLADKQMYLTGGIGSTHAGEAFTFDYDLPNDTVYAETCASIGLIFFARRMLMLAPQARYADVMERALYNNVLGSMAQDGKHYFYVNPLEVWPQACSCNPGKHHVKAERQGWFGCACCPPNVARLLTSLNQYIYTVHSDVLYANLYIGSELETELGGTAVRIEQTSSFPWEGAVKLTVHPAEAAEFGVALRLPSWSTGMEIRVNGASLAAAENMENGYRVIRRVWSEGDIIEVMIPMEAHRVYAHPNLRADAHRTAIQRGPLVYCLEGADNAEPLSSIMLSRQGGFKEVFDEALPGGAVAVAAEGWRTEAGSWTGGLYGRERAPRKPVTVRAVPYYLWGNRGSGEMTVWVAESGV; from the coding sequence ATGGGCAAAACTGTGCAAGACTATCACACACAGCCGCTGCTGACGGCAGCTGTTAGGGACGAGTTCTGGGAACGTTACATCCGGCTGGCGCAGGATGTGGTTATTCCTTATCAATATGAGACGCTGCATGACCGGGTGGAGGGGGCCGAGCTGAGCCATGCGATCGCCAATTTCGAAATTGCCGCAGGCAGGAAGACAGGGGAATTTCATGGATTCGTGTTCCAGGACAGCGATGTGGCGAAATGGCTGGAGGCGGCCGGATATTCGCTGAGCATCCGGCGGGACGCGGAACTGGAACGGAAGGCGGATGGGATCATTGAGCTGATTGCCGAGGCCCAGCAGCCGGACGGCTATCTGAATACTTATTTTACGATCAAGGAGCCGGGCAAGCGATGGACCAATCTTAACGATTGCCATGAGCTCTATTGTGCCGGGCATTTCATCGAAGCGGCAGTGGCTTATGCCGAAGCTACCGGCAAGGAGAAGCTGCTGCAGATCATGTGCAGGATGGTAGAGCATATTGAGAGCGTATTCGGTCCTGGTGAAGGACGTCTTAAGGGGTATGACGGGCATCAGGAGATTGAGCTGGCCCTGCTGAAGTTATACCGCTATACGGGAGAAGCGCGTTATTTGGAGCTGAGTCAATTCTTCATTGACCAGCGGGGACAGCAGCCACATTTCCTGCAGCAGGAATGGGAGCAGCGCGGGCAGCTCAGCTTCTGGGGCGGCAGCCGCATGGAGCAGCTGGATCTGAAATACAACCAGTCCCATCTTCCGGTAAGAGAGCAGACCGAAGCGGTCGGTCATGCGGTGCGGGCGGTATACATGTACACGGCGATGGCCGAGCTGGCTGCGCTGACAGGGGATGAAGCGCTGCACCAGGCCTGTGTCAGATTGTGGGATAATCTGGCGGATAAGCAGATGTATCTTACCGGCGGAATCGGCTCCACGCATGCCGGCGAGGCCTTTACGTTCGATTATGATCTGCCTAATGATACGGTATATGCCGAGACCTGCGCTTCGATCGGACTCATTTTCTTCGCCCGGCGGATGCTGATGCTGGCGCCGCAGGCCAGGTATGCCGATGTGATGGAGCGGGCACTGTACAACAACGTGCTGGGTTCGATGGCCCAGGACGGCAAACATTATTTCTATGTCAATCCGCTGGAGGTCTGGCCGCAGGCATGCAGCTGCAACCCGGGCAAACATCATGTGAAGGCAGAGCGCCAGGGCTGGTTCGGCTGCGCCTGCTGTCCGCCGAATGTGGCGCGGCTGCTGACCTCGCTGAATCAATATATCTACACGGTCCATAGCGATGTGCTCTATGCCAACTTATACATTGGCAGTGAACTGGAGACAGAGCTGGGCGGAACAGCGGTGCGCATAGAGCAGACCAGCAGCTTCCCTTGGGAAGGCGCAGTCAAGCTTACCGTGCATCCGGCTGAGGCGGCGGAGTTTGGAGTGGCGCTTCGCCTGCCTTCCTGGAGCACCGGCATGGAGATCCGCGTAAACGGTGCATCGCTTGCTGCCGCTGAGAACATGGAGAACGGCTACCGGGTTATCCGCAGAGTGTGGAGCGAGGGGGATATCATCGAGGTGATGATCCCCATGGAGGCGCACCGGGTGTATGCCCACCCGAACCTGCGTGCAGATGCACACAGAACGGCGATTCAGCGCGGACCGCTGGTCTATTGCCTGGAAGGTGCAGACAACGCCGAGCCGCTCAGCTCGATTATGCTTAGCCGGCAAGGTGGCTTCAAGGAAGTCTTCGACGAGGCGCTGCCGGGAGGTGCGGTGGCCGTTGCAGCAGAGGGCTGGCGCACAGAGGCCGGGAGCTGGACCGGCGGGTTGTATGGTCGGGAGCGGGCGCCGCGTAAGCCTGTCACTGTACGGGCCGTGCCTTATTATCTGTGGGGGAACCGCGGCAGCGGCGAAATGACGGTATGGGTGGCCGAATCCGGCGTATAA
- a CDS encoding GH36-type glycosyl hydrolase domain-containing protein, with protein MKFGNFDDTRKEYVINTPKTPYPWINYLGNEQFFGLISNTAGGYTFYRDARMRRLTRYRYNNIPLDAGGRYYYLYDDGDFWTPGWMPVKRELDFYECRHGLGYTSITGERNGISVNQLAFVPMGHNAEVHRLVVKNTGAVKKTVKLFSFAEFCLWNAQDDMTNFQRNLSTGEVEVQDSVIYHKTEYRERRNHYAFYSVNKPIDGFDTDREAFVGMYNGLESPQVVAAGEATNSVASGWSPIGSHALNITLEPGEEQSFIFVLGYIENPEDEKWEALNVINKKPALAVAAQFATDAQVDAAMAELAAHWDNLLSKYQIKSGDEKLDRMVNIWNPYQCMVTFNMSRSASYFESGIGRGMGFRDSNQDLLGFVHQIPERARERILDIAATQFEDGSAYHQYQPLTKKGNNEVGTGFNDDPLWLISGTAAYIKETGDTSILDEQVPFDSNPDNTATLFQHLKVSFEHVTNNLGPHGLPLIGRADWNDCLNLNCFSTEPGESFQTTANIEGRVAESVFIAGLFVFVGPEYAEICRMRGLDDVAADAEDKIETMRGITLTHGYDGDWFLRAYDHYGDKIGSKENEEGQIFIEPQGMCVMAGIGVESGEAEKALSSVKEHLDTDYGIVLQQPPYSKYYLNLGEISTYPPGYKENAGIFCHNNPWIMIAETVLGHGDRAFEIYAKIAPAYLEDISEIHRTEPYVYSQMIAGKDAVRHGEAKNSWLTGTAAWNYVAITQSILGIQADFNGLKLDPCIPAEWNGFEITRVFRGDTYVIQINNPNHVSKGVASITLDGAAVEGNVIAPAGDGGVHTVVVELG; from the coding sequence ATGAAATTCGGAAATTTTGACGACACTCGCAAAGAGTATGTAATCAACACACCCAAAACGCCTTACCCATGGATCAACTACCTCGGCAATGAGCAATTTTTCGGCCTAATCTCTAATACAGCCGGAGGTTATACCTTCTACCGTGATGCCCGTATGAGAAGATTGACTCGTTACCGTTACAATAATATTCCGCTCGACGCTGGCGGACGTTACTACTATCTGTATGATGACGGCGATTTCTGGACACCGGGCTGGATGCCGGTGAAGCGGGAGCTTGACTTCTACGAGTGCCGCCACGGCCTTGGATACACCTCCATCACAGGCGAACGCAACGGAATCTCCGTAAACCAGCTCGCTTTTGTACCGATGGGCCACAATGCCGAAGTACACCGTCTGGTCGTGAAGAACACCGGAGCTGTTAAGAAAACAGTCAAACTGTTCTCCTTCGCCGAATTCTGTTTGTGGAATGCCCAGGACGATATGACCAACTTCCAACGCAATCTCAGCACCGGTGAGGTTGAAGTACAGGATTCAGTGATCTACCACAAAACGGAATATCGTGAACGCAGAAACCATTACGCCTTCTATTCCGTGAACAAGCCAATCGACGGTTTTGATACGGACCGCGAAGCTTTTGTCGGCATGTACAATGGCCTGGAAAGCCCGCAGGTTGTCGCTGCCGGTGAAGCTACCAACTCCGTAGCCAGCGGTTGGTCCCCTATCGGTTCCCATGCGCTGAACATTACTTTGGAGCCGGGCGAAGAGCAGAGCTTTATTTTCGTGCTGGGTTATATTGAGAATCCGGAAGACGAGAAATGGGAAGCACTCAATGTAATCAACAAGAAACCGGCCCTGGCTGTAGCTGCACAATTCGCTACCGACGCCCAGGTGGATGCCGCGATGGCAGAGCTTGCTGCCCACTGGGATAACCTGCTGTCCAAATACCAGATCAAGAGCGGCGATGAGAAGCTGGACCGCATGGTCAACATCTGGAACCCGTACCAATGTATGGTTACCTTCAACATGTCCCGTTCCGCCTCCTACTTCGAATCCGGTATTGGCCGCGGCATGGGCTTCCGGGATTCCAATCAGGACTTGCTCGGATTCGTGCATCAGATTCCTGAACGTGCGAGAGAACGTATTCTGGATATCGCCGCCACCCAGTTCGAAGACGGCAGCGCATACCACCAATACCAGCCGCTCACCAAAAAAGGCAACAACGAAGTCGGCACCGGCTTCAACGATGATCCGCTGTGGCTGATCTCCGGAACGGCTGCCTACATCAAGGAAACCGGCGACACTTCGATTCTGGATGAGCAGGTTCCTTTTGACAGCAATCCCGACAACACGGCTACCCTGTTCCAGCATCTGAAGGTGAGCTTCGAGCATGTTACCAACAATCTCGGACCTCACGGCCTGCCGCTGATCGGCCGCGCCGACTGGAACGACTGCCTGAACCTGAACTGCTTCTCAACAGAGCCGGGTGAATCCTTCCAGACTACGGCGAACATTGAAGGCCGTGTAGCTGAATCCGTCTTTATCGCCGGGCTGTTCGTGTTCGTAGGACCGGAATACGCTGAAATCTGCCGTATGCGCGGTCTCGATGACGTAGCTGCTGACGCTGAAGACAAGATCGAAACCATGCGCGGCATCACCCTGACTCATGGCTATGACGGCGACTGGTTTCTGCGTGCCTATGACCACTACGGTGACAAGATTGGCAGCAAGGAGAATGAGGAAGGCCAGATCTTCATCGAGCCGCAGGGCATGTGTGTAATGGCGGGAATCGGCGTAGAGAGCGGCGAAGCCGAGAAAGCCCTGTCTTCGGTCAAAGAACATCTGGATACCGACTACGGTATCGTGCTGCAGCAACCGCCTTACTCCAAGTATTACCTGAACCTGGGTGAAATCTCCACGTATCCTCCGGGCTACAAAGAGAATGCCGGTATTTTCTGCCACAATAATCCCTGGATCATGATTGCCGAAACCGTACTTGGCCATGGCGACAGAGCGTTCGAAATCTATGCCAAAATCGCTCCGGCCTACCTGGAGGACATCAGCGAGATTCACCGCACCGAGCCTTATGTCTACTCGCAGATGATCGCCGGCAAAGACGCTGTGCGTCACGGCGAAGCCAAGAACTCCTGGCTCACAGGTACCGCTGCATGGAACTATGTGGCGATTACACAGTCGATCCTGGGCATCCAGGCGGACTTTAACGGTCTGAAGCTGGACCCTTGTATCCCTGCTGAGTGGAACGGCTTCGAGATTACCCGCGTCTTCCGCGGCGACACTTATGTCATCCAGATCAACAATCCGAACCATGTCTCCAAGGGTGTAGCCAGCATCACACTCGACGGCGCAGCTGTAGAAGGCAATGTTATTGCCCCTGCAGGGGACGGCGGCGTGCATACTGTGGTGGTTGAGCTGGGCTAA
- a CDS encoding LacI family DNA-binding transcriptional regulator: MRSEDIARLAGVSRSTVSRVINNYSNVPEETRIKVLKVIEQYQYEPNSFARALAGKKTDTIGLFAISMNEKENTTRIYQNNYFAPFVDAVVDTSNERGCYVLIHTVYSPDDFLKVKQAFLQKRIDGGIIVGTQKDIDIVREMVGLEYPLVLIDYDITEIMSEHLDRNHLAIVNSKDYEGATEAMEYLISLGHTDIGIICGQMNTYSGRERYTAYEDTLKRHNLTVNERFVLKGDFLKDTAYQEVKQLLSSGGTLPTAIFSANDDMAISAMEALSEFGLTVPDDISIAGFDDIQMASRIQPKLTSVRLPIYEMSKAAVEKVIELCDSQQPTFSTISFPARLMIRDSCQQPKPNHV; encoded by the coding sequence ATGCGCAGCGAAGATATAGCAAGGTTGGCCGGGGTTTCCCGAAGTACGGTATCCCGTGTCATCAACAACTATTCCAACGTTCCTGAAGAGACCCGGATCAAGGTGCTGAAGGTGATTGAACAGTACCAATATGAGCCTAACAGCTTCGCAAGGGCTCTGGCCGGCAAGAAGACCGATACCATCGGGTTGTTTGCGATCAGCATGAATGAGAAGGAGAACACGACAAGGATCTATCAGAACAACTATTTCGCTCCTTTCGTCGATGCCGTTGTCGACACGTCGAATGAGCGCGGCTGTTATGTGCTGATTCATACCGTCTATTCTCCCGACGATTTCCTGAAAGTGAAGCAGGCCTTCCTGCAGAAGCGGATTGACGGCGGCATTATCGTCGGCACGCAGAAGGACATTGATATTGTCCGCGAGATGGTTGGCCTTGAATACCCTTTGGTGCTGATTGACTATGACATTACCGAGATTATGTCCGAGCATCTGGACCGCAATCATCTGGCTATTGTGAATTCGAAGGATTACGAAGGCGCCACCGAAGCCATGGAGTATCTGATCAGTCTTGGACATACAGACATTGGCATTATCTGTGGGCAAATGAATACCTATTCCGGCAGGGAACGTTATACAGCCTATGAAGATACGCTGAAGCGTCACAACCTTACAGTGAACGAACGTTTTGTACTGAAGGGTGATTTCCTGAAGGATACTGCCTATCAGGAGGTCAAGCAGCTGTTGTCCTCCGGCGGAACCTTACCGACAGCTATTTTCTCGGCGAATGACGACATGGCTATCTCCGCTATGGAAGCGTTATCCGAATTCGGGCTGACCGTGCCGGACGATATCTCGATCGCTGGCTTCGATGATATCCAGATGGCGTCGCGTATTCAGCCGAAGCTGACTTCCGTCCGTCTGCCCATCTACGAGATGTCCAAGGCTGCCGTAGAGAAGGTCATTGAGCTATGCGATTCACAGCAGCCAACGTTCAGCACCATCAGTTTTCCCGCTCGCCTGATGATCAGGGATTCCTGTCAGCAGCCGAAGCCGAATCACGTATAG
- a CDS encoding accessory gene regulator ArgB-like protein, whose product MIEKWSACTAQAIKRIVPHHPASEAVLKYALEGVYNALLIIVGTLLISAFTGRTAEAVTILISFALLRQISGGKHLKSGVGCVIFTTAAFTLLSWIRPDMGLTQILNVISLLLVSKYAPSRIEQQSRIPRAYYPVLKIMAALLIGINFVVASPVIAVSFFAQALTLIHFPRREVI is encoded by the coding sequence ATGATTGAGAAATGGTCGGCATGCACAGCACAAGCGATAAAACGGATCGTTCCCCATCATCCGGCCAGTGAGGCGGTATTGAAATATGCGCTGGAAGGCGTCTATAACGCATTATTGATTATAGTAGGCACCTTGCTCATCTCAGCGTTTACGGGGCGTACGGCAGAAGCGGTTACGATTCTGATCTCTTTTGCACTCCTGCGGCAGATCAGCGGCGGCAAACATCTCAAGTCGGGGGTCGGCTGCGTTATCTTTACCACTGCTGCATTCACCCTTTTGTCGTGGATTCGTCCAGATATGGGGCTTACACAGATACTTAATGTCATCAGCTTGCTGCTGGTGTCCAAGTACGCACCGTCACGGATCGAGCAGCAGAGCCGCATCCCCAGAGCTTATTATCCTGTGCTGAAAATAATGGCCGCCTTGCTGATCGGCATCAATTTTGTGGTAGCTTCACCGGTTATAGCGGTTAGTTTCTTTGCCCAGGCCTTGACCTTGATTCATTTTCCACGAAGGGAGGTGATTTAA
- a CDS encoding cyclic lactone autoinducer peptide codes for MSRLLNHARRSFVYHAATCLSLVAVIFVSAPSVLYIHQPQAPEELLK; via the coding sequence ATGAGTAGATTGCTTAACCATGCCAGACGCAGCTTCGTATATCATGCAGCCACCTGTCTTTCTCTCGTAGCCGTAATATTCGTCTCCGCTCCCAGTGTCCTGTACATCCATCAACCGCAAGCACCTGAAGAACTGCTGAAATGA
- a CDS encoding LytTR family transcriptional regulator DNA-binding domain-containing protein, translated as MITLSVTNDIHGYAGAVDVPIEDILYMQYSSSIRRVIVYTAGQSYYLVGPLSYWCNALNSSGYQFSEGDRTAAINLRKVVRMNNFFKTAYFDDSKIGCMLSKNGYEDLKKQLGHLETTVAFI; from the coding sequence ATGATTACCTTATCAGTCACCAATGATATTCATGGCTACGCCGGCGCAGTTGACGTGCCGATAGAGGATATTTTGTATATGCAATATAGCAGCTCGATCCGCAGAGTAATTGTCTACACCGCCGGTCAGTCTTATTATCTTGTAGGACCGCTCAGTTACTGGTGCAATGCCCTCAACAGCAGCGGGTATCAGTTCTCCGAGGGCGACCGAACCGCCGCGATCAATCTGCGCAAGGTGGTCAGAATGAATAATTTTTTCAAAACCGCATACTTCGATGACAGTAAAATTGGCTGTATGTTGTCCAAAAATGGCTACGAGGATCTCAAAAAGCAGCTGGGCCATCTGGAAACAACCGTGGCGTTTATATGA
- a CDS encoding site-specific integrase: MASGSIEKRGKRSWRLIVEVGDSGERDKESRTIRIDDPALLKTTKKLQDYLDDQLHQFKREVESGTYMKPQKMRLDEFYENVWKPKYASNPTNLSPLSYKTYQTYYNSHIKEQLGDKELGAIKTIHLVTFVADLHKPEARKDGKEGCLEPGTIQYIYRVLKNILKRATEWKLIKENPIIGVKKPVVEQSEGEFYEEEEANTVISTLYQEPRKWRLFILGALVGGCRRGELVGLEWNSVDLKNRTMDIVNSISLTEEGKAVEKGPKNKSSKRTIALPDWYVEELKIHRKEWLKNMWEMKEAELWKGEDREYVFHGGYGKPFYHSYPYRWWTRFVNRHKLKKIRFHDLRHSCATLLIEDGAPMKAIQKQLGHAREQTTSDTYAHVTKKLSRDTADRFNKFAPENSRPQSVPKS; encoded by the coding sequence ATGGCAAGTGGTAGCATCGAGAAGAGAGGTAAACGTAGTTGGCGACTTATTGTTGAAGTAGGCGACTCAGGAGAAAGAGATAAAGAATCAAGAACTATCAGAATAGATGATCCAGCACTTCTTAAAACTACAAAAAAGCTTCAAGATTATCTTGATGATCAACTTCACCAATTTAAAAGAGAAGTTGAATCCGGCACGTACATGAAACCTCAAAAGATGAGACTGGATGAATTTTACGAAAACGTATGGAAGCCAAAGTACGCTTCAAATCCTACAAATCTTTCTCCACTATCTTACAAGACATACCAGACATACTACAATTCACACATCAAAGAGCAATTAGGAGACAAGGAATTAGGGGCAATAAAAACTATCCATCTCGTGACTTTCGTTGCGGATCTCCATAAACCCGAAGCGCGTAAAGATGGTAAAGAAGGTTGTCTGGAGCCGGGGACTATTCAATATATCTATCGCGTATTAAAAAATATTCTCAAGCGAGCCACTGAATGGAAATTGATCAAGGAAAACCCGATAATAGGCGTGAAGAAGCCGGTAGTAGAACAATCTGAAGGAGAATTTTATGAGGAGGAAGAGGCCAACACTGTCATCTCCACTCTATATCAGGAACCTCGTAAGTGGCGCCTCTTCATCTTAGGAGCTCTAGTGGGAGGTTGTCGCCGAGGAGAGCTTGTAGGCCTAGAATGGAATAGTGTGGATTTGAAGAATCGAACAATGGATATAGTTAACAGCATCTCTTTGACTGAAGAAGGAAAAGCCGTTGAAAAAGGGCCGAAAAACAAAAGTTCAAAGCGAACTATTGCATTACCAGATTGGTATGTAGAGGAGTTGAAAATCCACCGAAAGGAATGGCTTAAAAACATGTGGGAAATGAAAGAAGCAGAACTTTGGAAAGGTGAGGATCGTGAATATGTTTTTCACGGTGGATATGGAAAACCGTTTTATCACTCTTACCCTTACCGTTGGTGGACCAGGTTTGTGAATCGGCATAAGTTGAAAAAGATCCGTTTCCACGATCTTCGCCACAGCTGCGCAACTTTACTTATCGAAGACGGCGCTCCCATGAAGGCTATCCAGAAACAACTCGGGCATGCAAGAGAGCAAACTACTTCCGATACCTATGCCCATGTAACTAAAAAGCTTAGTCGCGATACTGCGGATAGGTTTAATAAATTTGCCCCTGAAAATTCCCGTCCCCAATCCGTCCCCAAGTCGTAA
- a CDS encoding ImmA/IrrE family metallo-endopeptidase: MDDTVSNLVKRFKTNDPFEIALRLNISVWYENLGDGTRGLYYRKLRRRFIVIHNGLDEEWQRFICAHELGHDRLHPGISRFWLDEHSLYNAGKYERQANKFAVKLLTAYDDPKKDESIREYLSRNQIPMEMDQYFI, encoded by the coding sequence ATGGACGATACAGTTTCAAATCTGGTAAAGAGATTTAAGACGAATGATCCTTTTGAAATTGCATTACGCCTAAATATTAGTGTTTGGTATGAGAACTTAGGCGATGGAACGCGCGGGTTATACTATCGAAAATTACGACGAAGATTCATAGTTATACATAACGGTCTTGATGAAGAATGGCAAAGATTCATCTGCGCTCATGAGTTAGGACATGATAGATTACACCCTGGTATCTCTCGATTTTGGTTAGATGAACATTCTTTATATAATGCAGGAAAGTATGAACGGCAAGCTAATAAGTTTGCCGTAAAACTTCTCACGGCATATGATGATCCTAAAAAAGATGAATCCATAAGAGAATACTTATCTCGTAATCAGATTCCCATGGAAATGGATCAATATTTTATTTAA
- a CDS encoding helix-turn-helix domain-containing protein, whose amino-acid sequence MEFKERLISLRESTGLSQYEVAEKLGIKRPRYNAWEQGISKPRTDMVNKIATFFDVNPNYLLGFDSEIPDWATPKDTRDFKIMLEEDGPVMFDGIPISNENREKIKRVMEAMFWDAKEKNKSTYGRKKKNNDE is encoded by the coding sequence GTGGAGTTTAAAGAGAGATTAATTAGCCTAAGGGAATCTACGGGGTTAAGTCAATATGAGGTTGCTGAGAAATTAGGTATTAAACGACCTCGATATAACGCTTGGGAGCAAGGTATTTCTAAGCCTCGAACAGATATGGTTAATAAGATCGCTACTTTTTTCGATGTAAATCCGAACTATCTTTTAGGTTTTGATTCTGAAATTCCTGATTGGGCCACCCCTAAAGATACTCGGGATTTTAAAATAATGCTTGAAGAAGACGGTCCGGTAATGTTTGATGGAATTCCAATTAGCAACGAGAATAGAGAAAAAATCAAACGCGTTATGGAAGCGATGTTTTGGGATGCTAAAGAAAAAAATAAATCCACCTACGGGCGTAAGAAGAAAAATAATGATGAGTAG
- a CDS encoding helix-turn-helix transcriptional regulator, with amino-acid sequence MAKKRELFSRLRKSKGTQVKVAEDNEISAVYLRMIENGTFTPGRDLMFRLSRYFDVPAEELFSDYFKQDKSVQLR; translated from the coding sequence ATGGCTAAAAAAAGGGAGCTGTTTAGTAGGCTCCGTAAATCAAAAGGAACTCAGGTTAAAGTAGCAGAAGATAACGAAATTTCAGCCGTTTACCTTCGAATGATTGAGAATGGAACATTTACTCCTGGCAGAGACTTAATGTTTAGATTATCAAGATACTTTGATGTTCCAGCTGAAGAGTTATTCTCGGATTACTTTAAACAGGATAAGTCTGTCCAATTGCGATAA
- a CDS encoding helix-turn-helix domain-containing protein, giving the protein MNAVEQAITEIIITQVAAVEKRIMERLSLEKDKSLTFTEACDHLNMSEYTLRNLCKTKRIPFRTIGVDGSKSPRYVFRLNSLDRWIKEEEDRNYQPL; this is encoded by the coding sequence ATGAATGCGGTTGAACAGGCGATTACTGAAATTATTATAACTCAAGTTGCTGCAGTAGAGAAAAGGATCATGGAAAGATTGTCATTGGAAAAAGACAAGTCACTCACTTTCACTGAAGCATGTGATCATCTCAATATGTCAGAGTACACACTTCGTAATCTTTGTAAAACGAAACGGATACCATTCAGGACAATTGGAGTGGATGGTTCAAAGTCACCGAGATATGTTTTTAGGTTAAACAGTTTGGATCGATGGATTAAAGAAGAAGAAGATCGAAACTATCAGCCACTCTAA